The Phaeodactylum tricornutum CCAP 1055/1 chromosome 8, whole genome shotgun sequence genome has a window encoding:
- a CDS encoding predicted protein yields MGFTFVKKTTEGGGVHGGTPGANENGTPAPVGVPLDQTRRRSFLGGRKGSSTTKGSSRWPPSTPLTLPADTPSSANQYQDPSLLATLNVHDDGNELGNLEILTPEAATYVERIKRQLFDKKSPDASTPYQSPREPTQSQPQQELQQHSLKESYPRSITGADVAYTAKLSASRYSVPMDRDEADDDYLGSRPVVDDDKMSAVDRLFDAPMPGTRRHPSPEGPVDESLHLPSQMDAEYADDASANFRDYAIHESPIRKVNETNESIETIQSVPFGESPHKSASQKILAALHCSQDTTASDNPCVAYTLKNTTERPKRIMDLFYDRFFTNADLRQTPQRIMFDETFTLQFLGTMMGNGVSLMYLQAPQTLGNDTDDWKGKSIHLTLAAGTNGGDSLSIQPKLVWTIPAGGKLTESIVHDVPILQIHSIRTSASGSTQADAIEEDRNDEIENDEYEESDSNLCFITMTTKSGEVHVFEANSLDQRDEIVTGLKNVIARLTFHLVAGDAAASNELYREVRLSEELGDLPSLENPNQNMNRITHFLLDIA; encoded by the coding sequence ATGGGATTTACCTTTGTGAAAAAGACTACGGAGGGTGGGGGTGTACACGGGGGTACCCCGGGTGCCAACGAAAACGGAACACCGGCACCGGTGGGCGTCCCTCTGGACCAGACCCGACGCCGGAGTTTTCTCGGAGGTCGCAAAGGCAGCAGTACCACGAAAGGTTCCTCGCGTTGGCCGCCCTCCACGCCGTTGACACTGCCCGCCGACACACCGTCCTCCGCGAATCAATACCAAGATCCTAGCCTGCTAGCCACACTCAACGTACACGATGACGGGAATGAACTAGGCAATTTGGAAATACTGACTCCCGAAGCGGCCACTTACGTTGAAAGAATCAAGCGGCAATTGTTTGACAAGAAATCACCGGATGCTTCGACTCCGTACCAGTCACCTCGGGAACCAACGCAATCGCAGCCTCAACAGGAACTCCAACAACACTCTCTCAAGGAATCCTATCCCCGATCAATCACTGGAGCGGACGTGGCATACACTGCCAAGCTATCGGCCTCGCGGTACTCCGTGCCAATGGATCGGGACGAGGCCGATGACGACTATCTCGGAAGTCGtcccgtcgtcgacgacgacaaaatgAGTGCGGTGGATAGACTCTTTGATGCACCGATGCCGGGTACGAGGAGACATCCATCGCCAGAAGGTCCCGTCGACGAATCATTGCATCTGCCGTCACAGATGGATGCCGAATATGCGGACGATGCCAGTGCCAACTTTCGGGACTATGCGATCCACGAGTCCCCGATTCGCAAGGTaaacgaaacgaacgaaagcaTCGAAACAATCCAGAGCGTTCCCTTTGGGGAATCCCCGCACAAATCCGCTTCGCAAAAGATTCTGGCAGCCTTGCATTGCTCCCAAGACACCACCGCGTCCGACAATCCGTGCGTCGCATACACGTTAAAAAATACGACGGAGCGGCCCAAGCGAATTATGGACCTCTTTTACGACCGGTTCTTCACGAATGCCGATCTGCGGCAGACGCCCCAACGGATCATGTTTGACGAAACTTTTACCCTCCAGTTTCTAGGTACCATGATGGGCAACGGTGTCTCGCTCATGTACTTGCAAGCGCCCCAAACGCTGGGTAACGACACCGACGATTGGAAGGGCAAGAGCATCCACTTGACTTTGGCGGCGGGCACCAACGGAGGCGATAGCTTGTCAATTCAGCCCAAGCTCGTATGGACCATACCAGCGGGCGGGAAATTGACCGAAAGCATCGTCCACGATGTACCTATTTTGCAAATCCACTCCATTCGTACGTCCGCTTCGGGTTCGACGCAAGCCGACGCAATCGAGGAGGACCGTAACGATGAAATCGAGAATGACGAGTACGAGGAATCCGACTCGAATTTGTGCTTTATTACCATGACGACAAAATCTGGAGAAGTGCACGTATTTGAAGCAAATTCCCTGGATCAGCGGGACGAGATTGTTACGGGATTGAAAAACGTGATTGCTCGGTTAACCTTTCATTTGGTAGCGGGTGACGCGGCGGCCTCGAATGAGCTGTACCGGGAAGTGCGACTGTCGGAGGAATTGGGCGACCTTCCGTCGCTGGAGAACCCGAACCAAAACATGAACCGCATCACACACTTCTTGCTTGATAT